A stretch of DNA from Vibrio gallaecicus:
AGTATATGGATCTCTGGCCTGTTCGAAAAGAGTTAAACGCTATCTTCCCTGAGCAGCGCATCATTAAAGCTACACGTTTTGGTGTAAAAGTGATGCCTGCGATAGCTGCTATTAGTGTTCTTACACAAATGGTCTTCAATAATTACCAAGCGATGCCGCAAGCTGTAGTCATGGCGTTGTTTGCTATCAGTTTGCCACTTCAAGGCATGTGGTGGTTAGGTAACCGCTCGAATACTAAACTCCCACCAGCTTTGGTTTCGTGGTATCGAGAACTGCATGAGAAGATCAGTGAAACAGGTTTTGCACTGGAACCAATGAAACCACGTCCACGTTATAAAGAGTTGGCGATTATTCTGAACAGAGCATTTCGTCAATTAGATAAATCTTCAATGGAACGTTGGTTCTAAA
This window harbors:
- the yfbV gene encoding terminus macrodomain insulation protein YfbV, giving the protein MSNRVGLASSLKDGQKYMDLWPVRKELNAIFPEQRIIKATRFGVKVMPAIAAISVLTQMVFNNYQAMPQAVVMALFAISLPLQGMWWLGNRSNTKLPPALVSWYRELHEKISETGFALEPMKPRPRYKELAIILNRAFRQLDKSSMERWF